The region tgcCACGTCATTTATTTCCTCATTTGTttattcattaattttgtgatttttattttatttctatagCCAATTTGAGTATTTTAGCAAATTTCGTCATTAAAATGGAATTTATGAAAAGGAAAAGTAAAACGcaaccaaaaaaaaataaaaaatattaaattcatataaataagtgagtgaataaataatactaTATACATTactaataaaacaaaatccGCATATCCATTcctaaattttttttacacaGTTAAACAAAACATGCGCAATTTTAACTATAAAGTTTCATAAAACATTTCATGAATTTCACATCGAAAATAGTTAcaaattgttaaaaaaaaaaaaattaagtcgtaaaaaatataaatatttgttttaattcctcaatttaaaaaaatgtcaacattaaatattttattgaaaaaaaacaaatgcGACATcgcaaaaaaaattattataaccttataattatcactggttttaatattattaaaataagttaaaagatgaaaaaaataagagaaattacatatatatatattttcgaATACGAGAatgaataatttaaaaggatataaaaaatggggCACACCCCACGCTTATTGTTTGGGTGTttgaaattaaaacaaaacaaaattagtgaaattgaaaataaaaaatataaataagtagaaaataaaacataaatgatgaaatacTGCAATTTCAATGATAAACTAGTTCTATAACGTAAACATTACATGTATTCATTTCTTAGTTCTGAAATATTTCGAAAATTACAGACCTGGTAGTGTGCTAgctaattttatttcgaAAATTTAAGATCAGAGTCATATCTTTGTGCTATACCATCTAGCCCCTGAACAGCAATTGGTATTTCTTCTGTGTTATAATTAATGTCTACCCCTTTAAATTCccttttttcattttcttttattgtTTCCATAAAATACTGACACATAGATGAATTTTCCTGAAATCGCGTTATGAATTTTTGTTGATCTTGCACAGAAATTGTTGAATTATGATCTATAAGATggtcatattttttcaacaaTAATTCTTGCtgttcattattattttcattttttatgcacAACTGTTCAGAATTTATATCCcatgtaaaatatttatcctTTCTCAAACTTGATATATactctttttttatttcttttgcATTTAATAAATCGTAAAAGTCGAACAAATAATTACAATTCCACTCAAGATAATTATAAGCAACGAAAAATTCATATGggttaataattttttttgaaaagtCTTTTAATTCTAATAAACTATTTTCTGAAcatgttaataatatatacatttcaATATCATAAAAGTTTTCAAGTTTAGCACtgtttaatttattagttACAATagtaaaacattttttcccattttttcgtaatatataatttattaataatcttaattctttatttttacataaattTACATTACCTATAATTATTCCAAATGTATTAActtttttacaaatttctatcaaattatatctttttaatagcaatttatttattttgttgttTTCATTACTAAATATCGTTACATCATTGtaactatatatatcataataacTACCATATTCTAGAATAACTCGATTTGTAAaatctttttcttttcctgcaaaaagataaatgtttgcacatttattattcagTGTGCATTCCTCTTCATTCTCCAGTTTACATtcaatatgtttttttttcacgattttataaacaaatgttttttccttggtattataaaaaacCTTAAATAAAAGTCTACCAcacataaatttatatttatcaaaaatattatcatcaatTTTAAATTCGACATA is a window of Plasmodium berghei ANKA genome assembly, chromosome: 10 DNA encoding:
- a CDS encoding diphthamide biosynthesis protein 2, putative, which encodes MKLNAESISKKYELELLSHIILNYGFKNVAIQLADYMLNDSLFISNTIKNILLNSQNDRVSKDSNLRVGNKNGETGKDEKSEKNFEQKFEQNCCSGNCNKNKTICDISINKETNNIDQVNLYILGDTTLNECCEDYVCSDHVHADFLVHYGISCQSFITPYIPSINIFNKINIEGHFLKNINEFISKKNILEENKISIILTDVSYINYMKQLVICFCDKNKMSFLCDEKKQKIFYEIDNKIISSKNIYDQNILVSEKKEGNNSVNNTCTSSNSIIDDNTFTSSDLQFTNIIIGMHRIANNMNGNVYYGYWDAYVEFKIDDNIFDKYKFMCGRLLFKVFYNTKEKTFVYKIVKKKHIECKLENEEECTLNNKCANIYLFAGKEKDFTNRVILEYGSYYDIYSYNDVTIFSNENNKINKLLLKRYNLIEICKKVNTFGIIIGNVNLCKNKELRLLINYILRKNGKKCFTIVTNKLNSAKLENFYDIEMYILLTCSENSLLELKDFSKKIINPYEFFVAYNYLEWNCNYLFDFYDLLNAKEIKKEYISSLRKDKYFTWDINSEQLCIKNENNNEQQELLLKKYDHLIDHNSTISVQDQQKFITRFQENSSMCQYFMETIKENEKREFKGVDINYNTEEIPIAVQGLDGIAQRYDSDLKFSK